The Branchiostoma lanceolatum isolate klBraLanc5 chromosome 10, klBraLanc5.hap2, whole genome shotgun sequence genome has a window encoding:
- the LOC136443526 gene encoding coatomer subunit beta'-like isoform X10 codes for MPLRLDIKRKLSARSDRVKCVDLHPTEPWMLAALYNGNVHVWNVESQQLIKSFECCDLPVRASKFVPRKNWVVAGCDDMQVRVFNYNTLERVHIFEAHSDYVRSIAVHPTQPYLLTSSDDMLIKCWDWDKKWACIQVFEGHTHYVMQIVINPKDNNQFASASLDRTVKVWQLGSSAPNFTLEGHEKGVNCIDYYHGGDKPYLVSGADDRLVKIWDYQNKTCVQTLEGHAQNISSVSFHPDLPIIITGSEDGTVRIWHASTYRLESTLNYGLERVWAIANMRGTNNVALGYDEGSILIKLGREEPAMSMDANGKIIWAKHSEVQQANLKAIGDTEIKDGERLPLAIKDMGSCEVYPQTIQHNPNGRFVVVCGDGEYIIYTAMALRNKSFGSAQEFVWAQDSNEYAVRENSTSVKLFKNFKEKKSFKPDFGAEGIFGGFLLGVKSANGLAFYDWENTDLVRRIEITPRHIFWSENGELVCITTDESFFILSYSAERVSNAMATNEGVTEDGVEDAFDVINEIQEVVRTGLWVGDCFIYTNSVNRLNYYVGGEIVTISHLDRTMYLLGYIPKDNRLYLGDKELSVVSYSLLLSVLEYQTAVMRRDFDTADKVLPTIPKEQRTRVAHFLEKQGFKPQALVVTCDPEHKFELALQLGELNTAYELAQEAQHEQKWKQLAELATSKCQFSLAQECLHHAQDFGGLLLLATSSGNAGMVDKLAKSAETAGKNNVAFMSYLLQGKLEDCLELLIKTDRLPEAAFLARTYLPSQVSRVVQLWKEGLAKTNPKAADSLADPTQYENLFPGLREAFDTEVYVKARRQELKPAAAYPTIPMNFERNLSEEVQQAKESGTFGQTPASGDAPPAEAAPPTQQDSKDLDLDLDNLELDENIDTSDINLDDDLLKDD; via the exons ATG CCTCTGCGACTTGACATAAAG CGTAAGTTGTCGGCGCGGTCGGACCGTGTGAAGTGCGTGGACCTGCACCCGACGGAGCCATGGATGCTCGCCGCGCTGTACAACGGCAACGTGCACGTCTGGAACGTCGAGTCACAG CAACTGATCAAGTCGTTTGAGTGCTGTGACCTGCCCGTTCGAGCCTCCAAGTTTGTTCCCAGGAAGAACTGGGTCGTGGCTGGATGT GATGACATGCAGGTTCGAGTGTTTAACTACAACACCCTGGAGAGGGTGCACATCTTCGAGGCCCACTCTGACTACGTCCGCTCCATCGCTGTCCACCCCACACAGCCGTACCTGCTCACCAGCAGTG ACGACATGCTGATAAAGTGCTGGGACTGGGATAAGAAGTGGGCGTGTATCCAGGTGTTCGAGGGCCACACCCACTACGTCATGCAGATCGTCATCAACCCCAAGGACAACAACCAGTTCGCCAGCGCATCGCTTGACAGAACTGTTAAG GTGTGGCAGCTTGGTTCCTCTGCCCCCAACTTCACCCTGGAAGGGCATGAGAAGGGAGTGAACTGCATCGACTACTACCACGGCGGGGACAAGCCTTATCTGGTGTCGGGCGCTGACGACAGACTTGTCAAGATATGGGACTACCAG AACAAGACGTGCGTACAGACTCTGGAGGGTCACGCCCAGAACATCTCATCCGTCAGCTTCCACCCCGACCTGCCCATTATTATCACAGGGTCCGAGGACG GAACTGTGCGTATCTGGCATGCGAGCACGTACCGCCTGGAGAGCACACTGAACTACGGACTGGAGCGGGTCTGGGCGATCGCCAACATGCGCGGAACCAACAACGTCGCACTGGGGTACGACGAAGGCAGCATTCTCATCAAG CTGGGTCGTGAGGAGCCTGCGATGTCCATGGACGCCAACGGGAAAATcatctgggccaaacactcCGAGGTGCAGCAAGCCAACCTCAAGGCCATCGGGG ATACTGAGATCAAGGACGGAGAGCGGCTGCCACTAGCCATCAAGGACATGGGAAGCTGTGAAGTGTATCCACAAACTATACAACACAACCCTAATGGCAG gtttgttgttgtttgtggtgACGGAGAGTACATCATCTACACAGCCATGGCCCTGAGGAACAAAAGCTTCGGTTCTGCACAGGAGTTTGTCTGGGCTCAAGACTCAAATGA ATATGCTGTTCGGGAGAACTCCACCTCTGTTAAACTCTTCAAAAACTTTAAGGAAAAGAAGTCCTTCAAGCCTGACTTTGGAGCAGAGG GTATATTTGGGGGATTCCTGctgggggtgaagtctgctaacGGACTGGCCTTCTACGACTGGGAAAACACCGACCTGGTCCGCAGGATCGAAATTACTCCCAGACAT ATCTTCTGGTCGGAGAATGGCGAGCTGGTGTGCATCACGACAGACGAGTCGTTCTTCATCCTGAGTTACTCAGCAGAGAGAGTCTCCaacgccatggcaaccaacGAGGGCGTCACAGAGGACGGCGTGGAGGACGCTTTTGAC GTGATTAATGAGATCCAGGAGGTTGTGCGGACGGGCCTCTGGGTCGGAGACTGTTTCATCTACACCAACTCTGTCAACAGACTCAACTACTACGTGGGAGGGGAGATCGTCACCATCTCGCACTTAGACAG GACGATGTACCTGCTCGGCTACATTCCCAAGGATAACCGGCTGTACCTAGGGGACAAGGAGCTGTCCGTGGTCAGCTACTCCCTGCTGCTGTCCGTGCTGGAGTACCAGACAGCCGTGATGAGGCGAGACTTCGACACAGCCGACAAGGTGCTGCCCACCATCCCCAAGGAGCAGCGCACACGCGTCGCACACTTCTTAGAGAAACAG gggttcaagccccaggccTTGGTGGTGACCTGTGACCCGGAGCACAAATTTGAGCTGGCTCTGCAGCTAGGAGAGCTCAACACAGCGTACGAACTGGCACAGGAGGCTCAG CATGAACAGAAGTGGAAGCAGCTGGCAGAGCTGGCCACCTCCAAGTGCCAGTTCTCTCTGGCTCAGGAGTGTCTTCACCACGCGCAGGATTTTGGCGGGCTGTTGCTCCTAGCAACGTCATCCGGCAACGCTGGCATGGTCGACAAGCTGGCGAAGAGCGCTGAGACCGCGGGAAAGAACAACGTAGCCTTCATGTCATACCTGCTGCAGGGAAA ACTTGAAGACTGCCTGGAGCTTCTAATTAAGACAGACCGTCTACCCGAGGCAGCTTTCCTCGCTCGCACCTACCTGCCTAGTCAGGTCTCAAG AGTTGTACAGTTGTGGAAGGAAGGCCTGGCCAAGACCAACCCCAAGGCAGCCGACTCGCTAGCGGACCCCACTCAGTACGAGAACCTGTTCCCTGGTCTGAGGGAGGCGTTCGACACGGAGGTGTACGTCAAGGCACGGAGACAAGAACTCAAACCTGCCGCAGCTTACCCTACCATTCCT ATGAACTTTGAGAGAAATCTATCAGAAGAAGTCCAGCAGGCCAAGGAGTCCGGAACGTTTGGACAGACA CCTGCCAGTGGAGATGCACCCCCTGCAGAAGCAGCGCCCCCTACGCAGCAGGATTCAAAG
- the LOC136443526 gene encoding coatomer subunit beta'-like isoform X6 has product MPLRLDIKRKLSARSDRVKCVDLHPTEPWMLAALYNGNVHVWNVESQQLIKSFECCDLPVRASKFVPRKNWVVAGCDDMQVRVFNYNTLERVHIFEAHSDYVRSIAVHPTQPYLLTSSDDMLIKCWDWDKKWACIQVFEGHTHYVMQIVINPKDNNQFASASLDRTVKVWQLGSSAPNFTLEGHEKGVNCIDYYHGGDKPYLVSGADDRLVKIWDYQNKTCVQTLEGHAQNISSVSFHPDLPIIITGSEDGTVRIWHASTYRLESTLNYGLERVWAIANMRGTNNVALGYDEGSILIKLGREEPAMSMDANGKIIWAKHSEVQQANLKAIGDTEIKDGERLPLAIKDMGSCEVYPQTIQHNPNGRFVVVCGDGEYIIYTAMALRNKSFGSAQEFVWAQDSNEYAVRENSTSVKLFKNFKEKKSFKPDFGAEGIFGGFLLGVKSANGLAFYDWENTDLVRRIEITPRHIFWSENGELVCITTDESFFILSYSAERVSNAMATNEGVTEDGVEDAFDVINEIQEVVRTGLWVGDCFIYTNSVNRLNYYVGGEIVTISHLDRTMYLLGYIPKDNRLYLGDKELSVVSYSLLLSVLEYQTAVMRRDFDTADKVLPTIPKEQRTRVAHFLEKQGFKPQALVVTCDPEHKFELALQLGELNTAYELAQEAQHEQKWKQLAELATSKCQFSLAQECLHHAQDFGGLLLLATSSGNAGMVDKLAKSAETAGKNNVAFMSYLLQGKLEDCLELLIKTDRLPEAAFLARTYLPSQVSRVVQLWKEGLAKTNPKAADSLADPTQYENLFPGLREAFDTEVYVKARRQELKPAAAYPTIPMNFERNLSEEVQQAKESGTFGQTLIEDAAGSADIEQTTEKEPEPEIPQQQTEVAAPEVSAPEVVTPEVVDPKPPTSAPQVEEDLPWDDDDDDDGFVLEPASGDAPPAEAAPPTQQDSKGSAPTNPSRKDSLDLDLDLDNLELDENIDTSDINLDDDLLKDD; this is encoded by the exons ATG CCTCTGCGACTTGACATAAAG CGTAAGTTGTCGGCGCGGTCGGACCGTGTGAAGTGCGTGGACCTGCACCCGACGGAGCCATGGATGCTCGCCGCGCTGTACAACGGCAACGTGCACGTCTGGAACGTCGAGTCACAG CAACTGATCAAGTCGTTTGAGTGCTGTGACCTGCCCGTTCGAGCCTCCAAGTTTGTTCCCAGGAAGAACTGGGTCGTGGCTGGATGT GATGACATGCAGGTTCGAGTGTTTAACTACAACACCCTGGAGAGGGTGCACATCTTCGAGGCCCACTCTGACTACGTCCGCTCCATCGCTGTCCACCCCACACAGCCGTACCTGCTCACCAGCAGTG ACGACATGCTGATAAAGTGCTGGGACTGGGATAAGAAGTGGGCGTGTATCCAGGTGTTCGAGGGCCACACCCACTACGTCATGCAGATCGTCATCAACCCCAAGGACAACAACCAGTTCGCCAGCGCATCGCTTGACAGAACTGTTAAG GTGTGGCAGCTTGGTTCCTCTGCCCCCAACTTCACCCTGGAAGGGCATGAGAAGGGAGTGAACTGCATCGACTACTACCACGGCGGGGACAAGCCTTATCTGGTGTCGGGCGCTGACGACAGACTTGTCAAGATATGGGACTACCAG AACAAGACGTGCGTACAGACTCTGGAGGGTCACGCCCAGAACATCTCATCCGTCAGCTTCCACCCCGACCTGCCCATTATTATCACAGGGTCCGAGGACG GAACTGTGCGTATCTGGCATGCGAGCACGTACCGCCTGGAGAGCACACTGAACTACGGACTGGAGCGGGTCTGGGCGATCGCCAACATGCGCGGAACCAACAACGTCGCACTGGGGTACGACGAAGGCAGCATTCTCATCAAG CTGGGTCGTGAGGAGCCTGCGATGTCCATGGACGCCAACGGGAAAATcatctgggccaaacactcCGAGGTGCAGCAAGCCAACCTCAAGGCCATCGGGG ATACTGAGATCAAGGACGGAGAGCGGCTGCCACTAGCCATCAAGGACATGGGAAGCTGTGAAGTGTATCCACAAACTATACAACACAACCCTAATGGCAG gtttgttgttgtttgtggtgACGGAGAGTACATCATCTACACAGCCATGGCCCTGAGGAACAAAAGCTTCGGTTCTGCACAGGAGTTTGTCTGGGCTCAAGACTCAAATGA ATATGCTGTTCGGGAGAACTCCACCTCTGTTAAACTCTTCAAAAACTTTAAGGAAAAGAAGTCCTTCAAGCCTGACTTTGGAGCAGAGG GTATATTTGGGGGATTCCTGctgggggtgaagtctgctaacGGACTGGCCTTCTACGACTGGGAAAACACCGACCTGGTCCGCAGGATCGAAATTACTCCCAGACAT ATCTTCTGGTCGGAGAATGGCGAGCTGGTGTGCATCACGACAGACGAGTCGTTCTTCATCCTGAGTTACTCAGCAGAGAGAGTCTCCaacgccatggcaaccaacGAGGGCGTCACAGAGGACGGCGTGGAGGACGCTTTTGAC GTGATTAATGAGATCCAGGAGGTTGTGCGGACGGGCCTCTGGGTCGGAGACTGTTTCATCTACACCAACTCTGTCAACAGACTCAACTACTACGTGGGAGGGGAGATCGTCACCATCTCGCACTTAGACAG GACGATGTACCTGCTCGGCTACATTCCCAAGGATAACCGGCTGTACCTAGGGGACAAGGAGCTGTCCGTGGTCAGCTACTCCCTGCTGCTGTCCGTGCTGGAGTACCAGACAGCCGTGATGAGGCGAGACTTCGACACAGCCGACAAGGTGCTGCCCACCATCCCCAAGGAGCAGCGCACACGCGTCGCACACTTCTTAGAGAAACAG gggttcaagccccaggccTTGGTGGTGACCTGTGACCCGGAGCACAAATTTGAGCTGGCTCTGCAGCTAGGAGAGCTCAACACAGCGTACGAACTGGCACAGGAGGCTCAG CATGAACAGAAGTGGAAGCAGCTGGCAGAGCTGGCCACCTCCAAGTGCCAGTTCTCTCTGGCTCAGGAGTGTCTTCACCACGCGCAGGATTTTGGCGGGCTGTTGCTCCTAGCAACGTCATCCGGCAACGCTGGCATGGTCGACAAGCTGGCGAAGAGCGCTGAGACCGCGGGAAAGAACAACGTAGCCTTCATGTCATACCTGCTGCAGGGAAA ACTTGAAGACTGCCTGGAGCTTCTAATTAAGACAGACCGTCTACCCGAGGCAGCTTTCCTCGCTCGCACCTACCTGCCTAGTCAGGTCTCAAG AGTTGTACAGTTGTGGAAGGAAGGCCTGGCCAAGACCAACCCCAAGGCAGCCGACTCGCTAGCGGACCCCACTCAGTACGAGAACCTGTTCCCTGGTCTGAGGGAGGCGTTCGACACGGAGGTGTACGTCAAGGCACGGAGACAAGAACTCAAACCTGCCGCAGCTTACCCTACCATTCCT ATGAACTTTGAGAGAAATCTATCAGAAGAAGTCCAGCAGGCCAAGGAGTCCGGAACGTTTGGACAGACA CTGATCGAAGATGCCGCGGGATCGGCCGATATCGAACAGACCACAGAAAAAGAGCCCGAACCAGAAATCCCACAGCAGCAAACTGAGGTCGCTgcccccgaggtcagtgccccCGAAGTCGTTACCCCCGAGGTCGTTGACCCCAAACCGCCGACCTCCGCCCCACAGGTAGAAGAAGACTTACCTTgggacgatgatgatgatgatgacggttTCGTCTTAGAG CCTGCCAGTGGAGATGCACCCCCTGCAGAAGCAGCGCCCCCTACGCAGCAGGATTCAAAG
- the LOC136443526 gene encoding coatomer subunit beta'-like isoform X4, which produces MPLRLDIKRKLSARSDRVKCVDLHPTEPWMLAALYNGNVHVWNVESQQLIKSFECCDLPVRASKFVPRKNWVVAGCDDMQVRVFNYNTLERVHIFEAHSDYVRSIAVHPTQPYLLTSSDDMLIKCWDWDKKWACIQVFEGHTHYVMQIVINPKDNNQFASASLDRTVKVWQLGSSAPNFTLEGHEKGVNCIDYYHGGDKPYLVSGADDRLVKIWDYQNKTCVQTLEGHAQNISSVSFHPDLPIIITGSEDGTVRIWHASTYRLESTLNYGLERVWAIANMRGTNNVALGYDEGSILIKLGREEPAMSMDANGKIIWAKHSEVQQANLKAIGDTEIKDGERLPLAIKDMGSCEVYPQTIQHNPNGRFVVVCGDGEYIIYTAMALRNKSFGSAQEFVWAQDSNEYAVRENSTSVKLFKNFKEKKSFKPDFGAEGIFGGFLLGVKSANGLAFYDWENTDLVRRIEITPRHIFWSENGELVCITTDESFFILSYSAERVSNAMATNEGVTEDGVEDAFDVINEIQEVVRTGLWVGDCFIYTNSVNRLNYYVGGEIVTISHLDRTMYLLGYIPKDNRLYLGDKELSVVSYSLLLSVLEYQTAVMRRDFDTADKVLPTIPKEQRTRVAHFLEKQGFKPQALVVTCDPEHKFELALQLGELNTAYELAQEAQHEQKWKQLAELATSKCQFSLAQECLHHAQDFGGLLLLATSSGNAGMVDKLAKSAETAGKNNVAFMSYLLQGKLEDCLELLIKTDRLPEAAFLARTYLPSQVSRVVQLWKEGLAKTNPKAADSLADPTQYENLFPGLREAFDTEVYVKARRQELKPAAAYPTIPMNFERNLSEEVQQAKESGTFGQTTFHEDSFVPKPPTPEVQPQMTLAGGDLDLDPFLEPPAPSSDDLSWDHYEEELIEDAAGSADIEQTTEKEPEPEIPQQQTEVAAPEVSAPEVVTPEVVDPKPPTSAPQPASGDAPPAEAAPPTQQDSKDLDLDLDNLELDENIDTSDINLDDDLLKDD; this is translated from the exons ATG CCTCTGCGACTTGACATAAAG CGTAAGTTGTCGGCGCGGTCGGACCGTGTGAAGTGCGTGGACCTGCACCCGACGGAGCCATGGATGCTCGCCGCGCTGTACAACGGCAACGTGCACGTCTGGAACGTCGAGTCACAG CAACTGATCAAGTCGTTTGAGTGCTGTGACCTGCCCGTTCGAGCCTCCAAGTTTGTTCCCAGGAAGAACTGGGTCGTGGCTGGATGT GATGACATGCAGGTTCGAGTGTTTAACTACAACACCCTGGAGAGGGTGCACATCTTCGAGGCCCACTCTGACTACGTCCGCTCCATCGCTGTCCACCCCACACAGCCGTACCTGCTCACCAGCAGTG ACGACATGCTGATAAAGTGCTGGGACTGGGATAAGAAGTGGGCGTGTATCCAGGTGTTCGAGGGCCACACCCACTACGTCATGCAGATCGTCATCAACCCCAAGGACAACAACCAGTTCGCCAGCGCATCGCTTGACAGAACTGTTAAG GTGTGGCAGCTTGGTTCCTCTGCCCCCAACTTCACCCTGGAAGGGCATGAGAAGGGAGTGAACTGCATCGACTACTACCACGGCGGGGACAAGCCTTATCTGGTGTCGGGCGCTGACGACAGACTTGTCAAGATATGGGACTACCAG AACAAGACGTGCGTACAGACTCTGGAGGGTCACGCCCAGAACATCTCATCCGTCAGCTTCCACCCCGACCTGCCCATTATTATCACAGGGTCCGAGGACG GAACTGTGCGTATCTGGCATGCGAGCACGTACCGCCTGGAGAGCACACTGAACTACGGACTGGAGCGGGTCTGGGCGATCGCCAACATGCGCGGAACCAACAACGTCGCACTGGGGTACGACGAAGGCAGCATTCTCATCAAG CTGGGTCGTGAGGAGCCTGCGATGTCCATGGACGCCAACGGGAAAATcatctgggccaaacactcCGAGGTGCAGCAAGCCAACCTCAAGGCCATCGGGG ATACTGAGATCAAGGACGGAGAGCGGCTGCCACTAGCCATCAAGGACATGGGAAGCTGTGAAGTGTATCCACAAACTATACAACACAACCCTAATGGCAG gtttgttgttgtttgtggtgACGGAGAGTACATCATCTACACAGCCATGGCCCTGAGGAACAAAAGCTTCGGTTCTGCACAGGAGTTTGTCTGGGCTCAAGACTCAAATGA ATATGCTGTTCGGGAGAACTCCACCTCTGTTAAACTCTTCAAAAACTTTAAGGAAAAGAAGTCCTTCAAGCCTGACTTTGGAGCAGAGG GTATATTTGGGGGATTCCTGctgggggtgaagtctgctaacGGACTGGCCTTCTACGACTGGGAAAACACCGACCTGGTCCGCAGGATCGAAATTACTCCCAGACAT ATCTTCTGGTCGGAGAATGGCGAGCTGGTGTGCATCACGACAGACGAGTCGTTCTTCATCCTGAGTTACTCAGCAGAGAGAGTCTCCaacgccatggcaaccaacGAGGGCGTCACAGAGGACGGCGTGGAGGACGCTTTTGAC GTGATTAATGAGATCCAGGAGGTTGTGCGGACGGGCCTCTGGGTCGGAGACTGTTTCATCTACACCAACTCTGTCAACAGACTCAACTACTACGTGGGAGGGGAGATCGTCACCATCTCGCACTTAGACAG GACGATGTACCTGCTCGGCTACATTCCCAAGGATAACCGGCTGTACCTAGGGGACAAGGAGCTGTCCGTGGTCAGCTACTCCCTGCTGCTGTCCGTGCTGGAGTACCAGACAGCCGTGATGAGGCGAGACTTCGACACAGCCGACAAGGTGCTGCCCACCATCCCCAAGGAGCAGCGCACACGCGTCGCACACTTCTTAGAGAAACAG gggttcaagccccaggccTTGGTGGTGACCTGTGACCCGGAGCACAAATTTGAGCTGGCTCTGCAGCTAGGAGAGCTCAACACAGCGTACGAACTGGCACAGGAGGCTCAG CATGAACAGAAGTGGAAGCAGCTGGCAGAGCTGGCCACCTCCAAGTGCCAGTTCTCTCTGGCTCAGGAGTGTCTTCACCACGCGCAGGATTTTGGCGGGCTGTTGCTCCTAGCAACGTCATCCGGCAACGCTGGCATGGTCGACAAGCTGGCGAAGAGCGCTGAGACCGCGGGAAAGAACAACGTAGCCTTCATGTCATACCTGCTGCAGGGAAA ACTTGAAGACTGCCTGGAGCTTCTAATTAAGACAGACCGTCTACCCGAGGCAGCTTTCCTCGCTCGCACCTACCTGCCTAGTCAGGTCTCAAG AGTTGTACAGTTGTGGAAGGAAGGCCTGGCCAAGACCAACCCCAAGGCAGCCGACTCGCTAGCGGACCCCACTCAGTACGAGAACCTGTTCCCTGGTCTGAGGGAGGCGTTCGACACGGAGGTGTACGTCAAGGCACGGAGACAAGAACTCAAACCTGCCGCAGCTTACCCTACCATTCCT ATGAACTTTGAGAGAAATCTATCAGAAGAAGTCCAGCAGGCCAAGGAGTCCGGAACGTTTGGACAGACA ACTTTCCACGAGGACAGTTTTGTCCCAAAGCCGCCCACACCGGAAGTCCAGCCCCAAATGACCTTGGCTGGaggtgaccttgaccttgaccccTTCCTGGAGCCCCCCGCCCCCAGCAGCGATGACCTCTCCTGGGATCATTACGAGGAAGAG CTGATCGAAGATGCCGCGGGATCGGCCGATATCGAACAGACCACAGAAAAAGAGCCCGAACCAGAAATCCCACAGCAGCAAACTGAGGTCGCTgcccccgaggtcagtgccccCGAAGTCGTTACCCCCGAGGTCGTTGACCCCAAACCGCCGACCTCCGCCCCACAG CCTGCCAGTGGAGATGCACCCCCTGCAGAAGCAGCGCCCCCTACGCAGCAGGATTCAAAG